TGCGTGGCTCGAATCTGCGGGACCTGGGTTCAGCTGACTAAGCGGGTTTCCACCAGAGGGGGCGCAAGAGACAGCGTCATTTCACGGTGTCCACCAGGGGGCGCTTCCGCCTGCCTCTGGCGGTCCAGGGTTGAGGAACCAACCCGCGGATTTGCCCCGCCTGATTGGGAGAGGCACCGCTAAACTATTTGCATAATCTCGAAAGGGCCGCGTTGAGTGGTCGAGGTGTAGACGAAATCTGAAACGGGCTCTCTCATTGGCTTAAAATTTCCCCCTTGCTCCGCGTCCCCATCCGGGCCAGACCCGTCCAGGAGGTCAATCGGAAGCCTCCGGCTAGTGGCGAGAGGGAACCCAGGTGTCCGGGCAGTGGGCGCTGAGGGTGAGTGCCGGGCGGCCGGGCAGCTGAGCCGGGGTATGGGGGACCGGGGTGGGAGGATGTTTGCCCCGCCCTGACTCCTCTCGGCTTGGGGTTCTCCTGTCTAGGAGTTGGAGATGTGCATCTAGAGAGGCACCGCGACCCTTGCCACCTGTCTTTCCACCCACACACCGAGATCCTCTCCACCCATCCTGGCCCCACCCACGCTGCCTTGGGGTAGGAAAAGGAGTCTCCTCAGTCGCAGCTTCTGACCTCCCGGGGTGTCTCACTCAGGCCTCTAAAGAGCTTAGTTTGCTCCTCTGGAAAACGGACCAGTGACTTACAGAGGCGTGTGCCAGGGAggagttgggggcggggggcggcctGGAGcctgctcacacacaggcttgtTCTTGCAGAGTCGCTCAAAAGTAGGGCCCCAAGGCTCAGAGCAGCTGGGTATGGGTACCGAAAATGAAAGTCCAGAGCCGGACTGCCAGAAACAGTTCCAGGCCGCAGTCAGCGTCATTCAGAACCTGCCTAAGAACGGTGAGGGCACGGGGACCCGCATTTGGGGGTCAAGACGACTGGGGTCCGCCTCCCAGGAGGCTTTGGTCCTGGCAGTTTTTACAGACAATCCCTGCCTGAGTTGTCCTGGGggtcccctctgccacctgccccTGTCCAGCTGCCCTGGGAGGGACCCCTCACCATCTCTGCCCTCCCCAAGGGTggttctccccccacctccatcctctttGAGCTGGGAGTGATGCTCTCTCCTCCACTTCCCAACCCCTGCCCAGGCTCTTACCGCCCCTCCTATAAAGAGATGCTGCGATTCTACAGCTACTACAAGCAGGCTACCATGGGGCCCTGCCTGGTCCCCCAGCCTGGGTTCTGGGACCCTATTGGACGTTATAAATGGTGAGCTCCCCATCGGCTGGGCAAACAAGCCTCAGCTGTCAACCAGCATTTCACAGCCCTCTGTCCCCCAGGGATGCCTGGAACAGCCTGGGAAAGATGAGCAGGGAGCAGGCCATGTCCGCCTACATCACTGAAATGAAGCTGGTGGCCCAGAGGGTAGGGAGAGGCTGCGGACTCCTCTCTGTGACCAAGCTCTCAGCCAGGCggcctgccccccacccttccAGTCTGACCCCCATTATGTTTCCTGCACGTTGCTACCCCTATGGGAATTACCACCTTCATGCtgttcccccacccctgcctgtcTCTGGTTCCCGACTGGGCACAAGGTGGGGAGGTATGACAGGGCAGAAGCAGGGTGGAGGCAGCCCAGCTCAAGGGGGCAGTGGTGGGAGGGGCCAGCCCTTCCCCATTAGACCCCCTCCTGCACAGGTGATCGACACGGTGCCCCTGGGCGAGGTGGCAGAGGACATGTTTGGTTACTTCGAGCCCCTGTACCAGGTGATCCCTGACATGCCGAGGCCCCCGGAGACCTTCCTGAAAAGGGTCACAGGTCAGGCCCCCAGGCTGGGAGCTCCACGAGTGCTGACTGAACTGTCTCGGGGGGCTGCTCAGTTGGAGGGGAGCCTGGGGGCAGAGGGCTCTAGGTGATGTCCCTGTAAGGATCGCAACCAGTGCCCCTGATGGGGTGGGTCTCAGGCAGAGTCCATGGCTAACTGGGGAGCAGGGGCCTGATGTcttcccagccccacctctggGTGTTGTGTCTCCGCAGGTTGGAAAGAGCAGGTACTGAATGGAGATGCTGAGCCTGCCCCAGAGCCTCCCTGCCTTCCCAAGGAACCAGCACCCCCAAGCCCAGGTCAGTGCCTGGGCAGGAGGGGCAGAGGCCCAAACCCAGGCCAGAGGTGGGGGGGACCTCCAGGCAGGGTGGAGGGGAGCAGGCTAGATGCCACGCTGTGCCTGTCACGCCTCATGCCCAGACACTGAGACCTCCCGTGCTCCTAAAGGCCAGGGGCAGGTTCTGGGATTCCTGTTCCAGGGCCCCACTCAGGGAGCCATCTGGGCCTCTTGCGGCAGTATCTCTAGTGTGTCCTGAACAGATGCCTCTGCCTAGAGGCACCCGCCTCCCCTCCCTCCGTGGCCTCCCTCTTGTCACTAACCCTACTCATCCCCTTCTCAGAGTCCCAGCCACCCAGGGACCAGGACTCTGAGGTTTTCTGTGATTCCATGGAGCAGCTGGAGCCTGAGCTGGTGAGACCCACTCCCATTGCCTCCCCTTCCCTACCCCACTGGGCCCTAGCtgctcccaccaccccccttGGACTTTGTGACTCTTCTCAGCAGGTTTGGGCAGAGACGGGCGCCCTGGGAGGAGAGCTCAACACCAGAAACAGCACCGAGTCTCCTGCAGAGAAAGGTCAGCCCCTGCCTGACCCTTCACCCACTTCTGCCGTTCCCATGGTTCTGGTGCCCTGGGCCTTCCCCTGGCTGCCCTCATGGGGAGAGGTGAAATCCAACGCTAGGCACTGGAGAGAGCAGCCTCTGCCCAGGAAGGGTTAAAGCCAGACACTGGCCTGGATGGGCAAAGTCcctgcccagcctcctctctgagGGCCACCAGGAGTCTGTACCCTTGGCTGGCGCTGAGGAAGGGCAGCTGGGGTAGAATTCCTAGACCAGCTCTCTCATCTAC
This is a stretch of genomic DNA from Eschrichtius robustus isolate mEscRob2 chromosome 20, mEscRob2.pri, whole genome shotgun sequence. It encodes these proteins:
- the ACBD4 gene encoding acyl-CoA-binding domain-containing protein 4 isoform X2 gives rise to the protein MGTENESPEPDCQKQFQAAVSVIQNLPKNGSYRPSYKEMLRFYSYYKQATMGPCLVPQPGFWDPIGRYKWDAWNSLGKMSREQAMSAYITEMKLVAQRVIDTVPLGEVAEDMFGYFEPLYQVIPDMPRPPETFLKRVTGWKEQVLNGDAEPAPEPPCLPKEPAPPSPESQPPRDQDSEVFCDSMEQLEPELQVWAETGALGGELNTRNSTESPAEKGRLESTLLGPQELDTWLVGTVRALQESMRDVQGRLQSLESMAVPCKQRPPPRARPWPLRLSAPTLLFFLLWPFIVQWLFRQFRTQKR
- the ACBD4 gene encoding acyl-CoA-binding domain-containing protein 4 isoform X3; this translates as MGTENESPEPDCQKQFQAAVSVIQNLPKNGSYRPSYKEMLRFYSYYKQATMGPCLVPQPGFWDPIGRYKWDAWNSLGKMSREQAMSAYITEMKLVAQRVIDTVPLGEVAEDMFGYFEPLYQVIPDMPRPPETFLKRVTGWKEQVLNGDAEPAPEPPCLPKEPAPPSPESQPPRDQDSEVFCDSMEQLEPELVWAETGALGGELNTRNSTESPAEKGRLESTLLGPQELDTWLVGTVRALQESMRDVQGRLQSLESMAVPCKQRPPPRARPWPLRLSAPTLLFFLLWPFIVQWLFRQFRTQKR
- the ACBD4 gene encoding acyl-CoA-binding domain-containing protein 4 isoform X1, translating into MGTENESPEPDCQKQFQAAVSVIQNLPKNGSYRPSYKEMLRFYSYYKQATMGPCLVPQPGFWDPIGRYKWDAWNSLGKMSREQAMSAYITEMKLVAQRVIDTVPLGEVAEDMFGYFEPLYQVIPDMPRPPETFLKRVTGWKEQVLNGDAEPAPEPPCLPKEPAPPSPESQPPRDQDSEVFCDSMEQLEPELVRPTPIASPSLPHWALAAPTTPLGLCDSSQQVWAETGALGGELNTRNSTESPAEKGRLESTLLGPQELDTWLVGTVRALQESMRDVQGRLQSLESMAVPCKQRPPPRARPWPLRLSAPTLLFFLLWPFIVQWLFRQFRTQKR